Below is a window of Candidatus Zixiibacteriota bacterium DNA.
CTGAGGGCATGGCTTCCGGTCTGCTGCCACTGGTGCATGCGTGGCCGGGTGCTGAAAATGTCTATCCGGAAGAATACTTGTTCAATACGCCGGATGAATGCGTAACATTGTTGGATCGTCTGATGAAATCAGACCGCAAGACACTGGTCACAGCCATTCGCGAATACATTAGCAACAATTTCTCGCAAAGGAAACAAATCGTCAAGTTCGAACGATTGATTGCTGATCTTGACCGGCAGTCTGAAACGGCGACCAATGCACCGCTTGTCCCCGCGACAGTCACAAAAAGCGAAGTTGATTACGGAAAAGTGTCGATTATCATTCCTACCTATAACAGGGCAGAGTATCTCGAAGAAGCTATCGAATCAGCCCTCAATCAGACATATCAGAACTGTGAGATCATCGTTTGCGATGATGCCTCGACGGATGACACGGCGGCTGTTCTGAAGAAGTTCGAAAACAGCATTACGGTGCTCAAGCACCAAACTAACCGTGGTGTTTCTGCGGCTCTCAATACTTGTATCCGTTCATCTGATGGCGAATATATCTCGTGGCTCTCATCCGATGATGTCTATATGCCGGAAAAGGTGCAGACGGAGATTGAATTCCTGCATCAAAACCCAGGAATCGGCATGGTCTATTCGGATTTCTTCTACATCGATAGATTCTCCAACCGTGGACAGAGGGCCAAAGTCCAGCCGCTGACCGAGGGGAACGAACGGACGGAGTTGTTTGAGCGAAACCCGATCAATGGATGCTCGGTGATGTTCCGGAAACAGTGCCTCAACGAGACCGGCTGCTTCGACGAAGAGCTTGGTGGGCGCGCCGGTTACACCGCCGATGGTGCTATGTGGCATAAGATGGTGCACTTCCACAGGATTAGATTCCTTGACAAACCACTCTTGTACTATCGGGTTCATGGGGACAATGTAGCGAATCGCATGGATACGAGAAAGGCATGGAGCGAATACAGAGAATATATGAAGAAATGGTTTACCGAGCAGGATGCGATCGAGCGGCAAACAGAAACGGTTGTTCGCTGACGAACCGACATAGTTAACAAGCAGACGCAGGCAAGGAGATATGGATGGCGAAGATATTGGTTACAGGAAGTAAGGGAACTCTCGGACAACCGCTCGTAGCTGAACTGCAGGCGCGCGGGCATGAAGTATGGGGAGTAGATCTGCAACACCAGGCAGACGACAACTACATAAGAGCGGACGTATCCAATTACCGTCAGCTTGAGCGCGTGTTCGATCAAAATTACGACTATGTCTACCATCTGGCGGCAGAATTCGGTCGCATAAATGGTGAGGAGTACTATGACACACTTTGGGAAAGCAATGTCATAGGGACCCGCAACATACTGGAATGGCAGAAGAAGAAAGGCTTCAAACTGATATTCGCCTCATCTTCCGAGATATACGGTGATAAGCATGCGGATATTCTGAGTGAAGACATCCCTCTCAATCATTCGATTATACAGCATAACGACTATGCTACAACCAAGTGGGTGAACGAAATTCAGATCATGAATTTCGAACGCCGATACGAAGTCCCGGTGGTCAGGCTGAGGTTTTTCAACGCCTATGGCCCCGGTGAATTCTATCACCACTATCGCTCGGTTGTATGCCTTTTCTGCTATCGTGCGCTGAAGGGGATACCGTATCAGGTCTTTCTCGGTTATCACAGAGTATTCATGTATATCGATGACTTCATCCCAACGCTGGCATCAGTCTGCGAGAATTTCAAAGCTGGTGAAGTCTACAATATAGGCGGCACTGAATTCAGAAGCGTGCGTGAGCTGTCGGATCTGATCCTGCAGTACACTGGTGCGCCGAGCAGTCTTGTAGAGTATCTGCCCGAGGACAAGCACAATGTTATGAACAAGAAACCCGATATTTCGAAGGCGAGCGAAGCGTTTGGGCACGACCCGCGCATTCCGCTGGAAGTTGGAGTCCCGAGGACAATTGAATGGATGAAGCAGATGTACAGGCTGGGAAGTCCTGTATTGGCAAACAGGAGTCCTAATCGGATTCTGCGCGTGCCGATGAATGTAGGCTAGATGAAAGATGAACTGATGGGCAATACAAAGAAGAAGCAAAGAAAGACGACTCGCAGAAAGAAGACAGAGTCTCCGCGCAATCGCAAGAGCGCTGAAATAGGTCCCAATACGGCTTATTCCGAAATCATCGACAAGGCTCAGATGTCTCTTGATCGGGGTGAGTTTGCCTCTGCTGAGACGAATGCGGAGAGTCTTTTGACAAAAGAGGTCCGTGATACCGCCCAGAGTGCATATGTCTTCGCACTGAGACTCGCAGCGTTTGCTGCAGCGAATCAACACAAGTTCGAGCTGGCGAAGAATCGATCAATGGAAGCTCTGCGCTTTGACAACGAGATGCTGGACTTCCACTACCTGTTGTCGTATGTCTGCGGCGAACTGGATGAACACGAGTTGGTCGTTGTCTATGCTCAACGTTACCTCGATATTCATCACAATATTGAGTCGGGAAAACATCAGGAACTGCCATTCGCAGGTACTTATGATTCTATTCACGAGGTCCTGAACGGCATCGCTGTCAGTCTCCGTGAGCAACGAAAACTGCAGGAGGCCATCAAATATTTCGAGCAGGCGATTCAGATCAAACCGCAATTCGCCGTGGCTTACATCAATCTCGCCAGACTCGCTGATCAGCAAGGCCAGCGCGATGATGCTCTGAGAATCATCGATAAGGGAATCGTAGCCTGTCCCGGAGTTGGCGAACTAAAGATGCTCCGCGATTCGATATCGGCATCCAGACCTTCAGTGTCTCTTTGCATGATTGTCAAGAATGAGGAGAAGATGCTCCCGAGAGCTCTTAAGAGTGTGCAGGGAGTCGTTGATGAGATCGTGGTTGTCGACACGGGATCGACGGACAAGACGGTAGAGATTGCAGAATCTTTCGGTGCAAAAGTGTTCCACCATGAGTGGGAGCGTGACTTCTCAAAAGCACGCAATCAATCGCTGAGCTATGCAAGCAGGGAGTGGATATTTATTCTGGATGCAGACGAAGAGTTGGTGCGAGATGACATACCGCTCTTAAAGGAAATGCTGCAACAAAAGGGCAACGATCTTATCTCGGTTTCTGTGTTCAATGTCAGCGACGATGAAGGCCATGCATCATTCCTTCCCTCGATAAGGTTCTTCCGTCGGTCGGTCGGAGCCTATTACGATGGCATCGTGCACAATCAGCTCAAGTTCGACGAGAAACAGTATGTTGTGTTACGAGGCGGAGTCAAGATCAAGCATTATGGCTATGGATTGTCGCAAGAGGAGATGAAGAAGAAAGTGCGGCGATCTCGTGAATTGCTGATTAAGCAGCTTGAAGATGAGCCGAACGATCCTTTTGCCAACATGAATCTGGCACAGTTGTATCGAGGGGAAAGCGCAACTCCGTCGGCAGAGCAGTGTGACAAAATCATCTTGCATGCGCAGCGCGTGATCGACAATACCGATCCCTCGTCTGCTGATCGCGGCCACCTGCACTTGATGGCATTGCACCAATTAGCGTCTGCCTACTTCTTCAAGGCAGAATATGATACAGCTCGAGAACAGTGCCTGAAGGCTCTCGAGTACAAGGCCGATTACCTCGATCCGATCATCACTCTCGGATACATCTGCTCGCAGACCGGCAAATGGTCTGAGGCAAGGCAATGGTATGAGAGTTATCTTCGCGCAAGAAGAGAATTCAAGGATGCTAATGAGACCCAGTCAATTATCCTGCTCAATTATAAGAGTGAACAGAATGCTCTGTACGGAATAGCCGAGGCCTACGAATGCGAGGGGAATACCGACGAGGCAATTCTCTGGTACGAGAAAGTCCAGAAGGTTCGTGAATGCTACCTGACCTCCTGCCTCCGCTTGGCACAGCTATATTTCAACAAAGAGGATTACGTTAGCGCGATAAAGTGCGCAACGCGTCACCTCAAGGAGAATCAGAGCGCGTGGCCGGCGCATTTCATTCTCGGTGAAAGCTGCAGGATTGTCGGCAGAACTGCAGAAGCTGAGCAGCACTTGGCGGCTGCGGTAGAGATGTGCGAGGATAGTCGTGACATCCTCCACGCTTTGCTCAAACTCTATTTCTACACTGATAGGTTGGCGGAGGCTAATTCAATCGTGGATCGCCTGCTGTCGAAGTTCCCTGATTTCACATATCCCGCTTGCCTCATGGGGGATGTCAAGTATGCTGTGGGCGAGTATGCTGCGGCCATCGAACGGTACGAGAAATGCGGTGACGCAGGAGAACGTGACGCTCAGACCTGGAACAATCTCGGAAACTCATACTTCAGACTGGAGCAATTTGCAAAGGCAGAACAATGCTACAGGCGAGCTCTTGCGATTGCCCCCGAAATGGCGCACGCAAATAGAAACCTCGGTGTGAGTTTGGCGAAGTCAGGAAGAACCGGAGAGGCTGCAGAAGTTCTCTCATCATTTCTTGAACTCGCGCCCGATGATTTTGCGGTCGCGCACCTTCTCGGAGATATCATGTTCGAGAAAGGGGAATTCGACAGCGCGCTGAAGATGTACGAGCTGTGCGTTACACTTGCTCCGAGTTCATTCGTGGTCATTACGAAACTGGCCGATATATACAGCAAGCAGGGGTTCATCGACTCGGCTAGACTTGGATACCATCAGGCGCTGCAGATCAATCCCAACTACGATCCTGCAAGAAAAAGTTTGGAAGCTCTGGAGGGAGAGACTGCGAGGAGTACCTGATTATGATGGTCACTCGGAACATCGCTCTTATGGTTCTGTCTGTGTTGGCGCTGGCGCACTGCAGTACTGCACAAAACAGGATCGTTGTCGTAACTGACTCGCTCTCTGGGATCTTGCCGCCAGATGATTTGCTGACAGAGTTATTCGGACAGACTTTCAATCGGTATGAATTCTATGATTATGTGCCGGATCCTCTCGATGTGTATGAGTATTCCTGCCTCATCTTGACTTCACGGAATGCAGCAATTGCTTGCACCATCGAAAATATCGATCGGTTCATACGATCTGGTGGTGGCTTGATTTGTGGCGGCGGCATTCCCTACTATCTGGTAACCACTGACAGTATTGTACCCATAAGAGATTGGTTTGACTGCGAAGGGTACCTCAACGGATCGGGCAAGATGTTTACGGCAGACGGCGGGATGGATTTCGGCTTGTCGACCGGCGAATTGATCGACAACACTCCCTGCGGGCTCGGATTCGGCGGACATCAAGGTCCCGGAACTAGAACTGAAGTGCTTGCAAACTGGACCTGCAATGGAGAATTTTCATCGATCGCCGCATTGTCCGCCCGTTACGGCGCCGGTCGCGCCACCTATCTATCGAGGATAACCTCCAGCGAGCCTCTGAGGCAGCTATTTGTGACTTCGATTGGCAAATCCCTCGAATACGTGTGGGGAGATGCGAATAACTCCGGTGAGGTAGATATTGATGATGTCGTGTTTCTAGTCGATTACATTTTCAGTGATGGTTCACCACCGGAGGTCTGGAACGCTGCCGATCCTTCCGGGGATGGGTTGCTTGATATAGACGATGTTATCTCAGTGGTTGGATGGGTCTTTCTCGGCGAGAAGAAGCTTAGAGCCGGAAGAATAGACTAGCCTACAAGTCTGGAAGCACCCCACGGCGGAGAGTTGCGACGAAAATTTGTTGCACAACGCGATTAGCTCACCATATATTACTATTACAAGCATAGCACCGGCCGTCAACAAACCGTATTCTCATTTACTTTGAACATTATGCGGCTTGATGCGTCAATTAATATGCAGGCTTGCGATTGTGTAAATGGGATGGGCTGCCGAAGTATATGTGGACATGTGGCAGGTTACATGAGAGTTCAGCTCACACACGGGGAGGCTACAATGTTGAGATCTAGATCTTTTCAGTCTGGAACATTTGCAGTTGTCTATGCGCTTTTGATTATACTGAGCGGCTGCAGCGGGGATAAGTCGACACCGCCGGATGCAGAGGGCGACGGGCCAACGGGCACTCTGGTGGCAGTCAGCGGCTGCGGAGGCTTTCAGCTTTCAGCGGATTCCGACACCGTCAGCGCTGATCAGAGCTGCATTGAGTATAGCTATGATGCGGATAGCATTCTACGGTTGACGCACAGGAATGCAGGCTTCAATTGTTGTTCGGAGTTATCGGCAGAGATCACTGTCGAAGAGGGTGTCATCACGATTTTGGAGATTGAATCTCTTGTCGGTGGGGGGTGTCATTGCCTATGCCTTTATGACATGGAATTCGAGATTGCTGGTCTCACTCCGGGTGACTACGACGTCACTGTCATAGAGCCATACTGGCAGGGAAACACTGAGACGCTCGAGTTTGCTGTCAACTTGGCCAGCCAACCTTCCGGAACGTATTGTGTAAACAGAGATACCTATCCATGGGGTGTCCTTGGGTGACCAGAGGGGAGATTCGTCGGAACAAGCAGGTGCAAATCGCATGGGCTCACATTTGGCCAGGACACTATCCCCAGCGACATGAGTTGTTTGGAGTATGAGGTTGTCAATGATACGCTTCTTCATTTGACTCATCTAAACGCCGAGTTTAACTGCTGTTCTGAAGCCCGGTCCAACATAATGTTCAATGGGAGGACAATATTCATACAGGAGACGGAGTATCTGCCTGGATATCCGTGCTTGTGCAACTGTCTCATTGACCTGGAGTTCGAAATAGTGCGACTGGTTCCCGGCACGTATACGATAATAGTGACGGAGCCTCACAGACGTCCTAGCGAAGAAGTACTCTCCTGCACGATAGACCTCATAAGTCAACCGGACGGAATCTGCTGCGTCGAAAGGATTCGGTGATACCGGAACTGATCTAGCCTCTTATAAATTAGAAACCCCGGCAGAGTCTAATGCCGGGGTTCAAAGCGCAGAGTTTAGAAGTAATCTCTACGGATTCGATTTCTTGAAATCATCCATGAATGCGACCAGCCGCTCGATTCCGGCGAGTGTCATCGCGTTGTACATCGAAGCTCTGATTCCGCCAACTGATCGGTGCCCTTTGAGGCCGACCAATCCGGCAGCCTTAGCCTCAGCAATGAACTTCTTCTCAAGGTCTTCGTCCCGCATTCTCATGGTGACATTCATCCATGAGCGACTCTCGACCTCAGTTGTGCCCTTGAAGTAACCACCTGAGTTATCGATCGCACCATAGAGCGTTTTCTGCTTTTGGTCGTTGACCTTCTCGACTGCAGTAAGGCCGCCCTGTTTCTTGATCCATCTCAGCACCAGCATTACCATATAGATGCCGTACGCTGGCGGAGTATTGAAAAGAGAGTCTTTTTCGATGTATGTAGCATACGAGAGCATTGCATTGAGTCCTTCTTTCGCACGGGCGGCAAGATCCTTGTGCATGATAACCAGTGTCACTCCGGCAGGACCGAGATTCTTCTGAGCGCCTGCGTAGATCATCTGAAACATGTCAAATGGCAATGTGCGAGAGAATATATCAGATGACATGTCACAGATCAGCGGAACATTCCCGGTATCCGGGAATCTGTGCCATTGGGTTCCGAAGATTGTGTTGTTGGATGTCATGTGGACATAACAGGCGTCAGGGCTGAGATTCAGCGACTGCGGCA
It encodes the following:
- a CDS encoding NAD(P)-dependent oxidoreductase, producing MAKILVTGSKGTLGQPLVAELQARGHEVWGVDLQHQADDNYIRADVSNYRQLERVFDQNYDYVYHLAAEFGRINGEEYYDTLWESNVIGTRNILEWQKKKGFKLIFASSSEIYGDKHADILSEDIPLNHSIIQHNDYATTKWVNEIQIMNFERRYEVPVVRLRFFNAYGPGEFYHHYRSVVCLFCYRALKGIPYQVFLGYHRVFMYIDDFIPTLASVCENFKAGEVYNIGGTEFRSVRELSDLILQYTGAPSSLVEYLPEDKHNVMNKKPDISKASEAFGHDPRIPLEVGVPRTIEWMKQMYRLGSPVLANRSPNRILRVPMNVG
- the serC gene encoding 3-phosphoserine/phosphohydroxythreonine transaminase — its product is MTKRIYNFNPGPSTLPLPVLEEMQAELLDYKGTGMSILETSHRSPEFAEILAETKALIRELAGLSEDYHILFMGGGASMQFATIPLNFLKDGKSADYVNTGVWSKKAIKEAKIIGNVNLAGSSDDKNFTYLPQSLNLSPDACYVHMTSNNTIFGTQWHRFPDTGNVPLICDMSSDIFSRTLPFDMFQMIYAGAQKNLGPAGVTLVIMHKDLAARAKEGLNAMLSYATYIEKDSLFNTPPAYGIYMVMLVLRWIKKQGGLTAVEKVNDQKQKTLYGAIDNSGGYFKGTTEVESRSWMNVTMRMRDEDLEKKFIAEAKAAGLVGLKGHRSVGGIRASMYNAMTLAGIERLVAFMDDFKKSNP
- a CDS encoding tetratricopeptide repeat protein gives rise to the protein MKDELMGNTKKKQRKTTRRKKTESPRNRKSAEIGPNTAYSEIIDKAQMSLDRGEFASAETNAESLLTKEVRDTAQSAYVFALRLAAFAAANQHKFELAKNRSMEALRFDNEMLDFHYLLSYVCGELDEHELVVVYAQRYLDIHHNIESGKHQELPFAGTYDSIHEVLNGIAVSLREQRKLQEAIKYFEQAIQIKPQFAVAYINLARLADQQGQRDDALRIIDKGIVACPGVGELKMLRDSISASRPSVSLCMIVKNEEKMLPRALKSVQGVVDEIVVVDTGSTDKTVEIAESFGAKVFHHEWERDFSKARNQSLSYASREWIFILDADEELVRDDIPLLKEMLQQKGNDLISVSVFNVSDDEGHASFLPSIRFFRRSVGAYYDGIVHNQLKFDEKQYVVLRGGVKIKHYGYGLSQEEMKKKVRRSRELLIKQLEDEPNDPFANMNLAQLYRGESATPSAEQCDKIILHAQRVIDNTDPSSADRGHLHLMALHQLASAYFFKAEYDTAREQCLKALEYKADYLDPIITLGYICSQTGKWSEARQWYESYLRARREFKDANETQSIILLNYKSEQNALYGIAEAYECEGNTDEAILWYEKVQKVRECYLTSCLRLAQLYFNKEDYVSAIKCATRHLKENQSAWPAHFILGESCRIVGRTAEAEQHLAAAVEMCEDSRDILHALLKLYFYTDRLAEANSIVDRLLSKFPDFTYPACLMGDVKYAVGEYAAAIERYEKCGDAGERDAQTWNNLGNSYFRLEQFAKAEQCYRRALAIAPEMAHANRNLGVSLAKSGRTGEAAEVLSSFLELAPDDFAVAHLLGDIMFEKGEFDSALKMYELCVTLAPSSFVVITKLADIYSKQGFIDSARLGYHQALQINPNYDPARKSLEALEGETARST